The nucleotide sequence GCGCCATCTGCCATTTCTATAGTTACGTATTGCTCTTCCTCACTAACAGTGTTCTTCTGAAAAAAGAAAAACAAAGTAGCTCCCAGAGCAACAACCAATACAGCTGCAATACTTAAGTAGCTTCTATAGTTTATCGATCTTACCGGTGTTGTAGCTTGTTTGATATTATTTAATACCTTCGCTTTATTATTGCTGCTTTTTTGTATTCGTTCTAAACTCAGCTCATAATTAAAGCCTACCATTTTCTTAAAATGGACTTTGTTTTGATCGAATTTCAAAAGACGATTTAGTTCTTCCAGCTCTTTGGAAGTAATTTCACCGTCAATATATCTTTCAATTAAATATTCTAATTCTTTCATTTCAGCTTCAACTATGCACTGTTTTACTTAAAAACGTTTTAGATCGGCAAATCCCCTGCTCAAATTTTGATTTTTTTCACATTATTCAAATTAATATTAAATTATAGTTAATAGAAGTGTTATATTAAAAAATGATTAATTTAAGTAAACATAAAAGTGCTTTAAATAATAAATCTTCAACCGATTTGTTCGCATTTCTTTCAACTCATTACATTTTCAAACAAAAATTAGAGCTGTGGAAGAAGAATTTCATAGAGTTGTTTACTTTTGAAGACATTCCCGGAAATCAGAAATAAAGTGTCTACCTCTCAATATTCTAAAAATGAAGAGTTTCTTATTTCGCTAAAGAAAAGCGATGAGAATACTTTTGGGCATATTTTTGAAACCTTCTATGAAAAACTTTTAGCTTTTACTATTGGGTACACTAGAGACAAAGCAATAGCTGAAGATATCGTACAACAAAGTTTTATAAAACTGTGGGAGAAAAGAAAAGATTTAGCTGATGATACTATGATCGATGCTTATTTGTTTACACTTTGTAGAAATAAGTTTATAGATAAATATAGAAAAGAGCGGAAAATTGTTTTGCTAACCGATGAATTATACCTTGAAAGTGCTTTAGAATCTGAAAATGAATCAGATGAAAAAACAGCTTATAAAAAGCAACTTCTACATAAAGCTATTACAAAATTGCCTGAAAAATGTAAGGAGGTTTTTCTATTGAAGCAGAAAGAAAATCTAAGAAATAAAGAGATCGCAGCTTATTTAAAAATTTCTGAAAAAACCGTCGAAGATCATATTTCCAGAGCGATGCGCCTTTTAAGAAAAGAATTGTTGATTTTCCTTATTTTTATGTTTCTTTAATAAAACGATCTTTTCACTTTTAGTTGATATATCCATTTTGGCGGGCATGTGCTACAGCTTCAGCAGAAGTGTTTACCATAAGCACAGGCGTAGAATCAAAATTATCGATAATGCTCTTAACACGATTCATACTTTTTTTGTTCGAAACGCTCCTTAGATAAATTGCTAGAATTCGATCGGAGTGTTGTGCTGCAATTTCAGTATAAATCGTAGCATCATGTTCCCCACTATCCCCTATTAAAATAAACTTTAGATCTGGATAAGTATTCAGGATATTAAAAATCTCTCGTTGTTTGTGTGGCTTCTCGGGCTTTATCGTCGTATCGAAAGGTGTTCTTATATCTCGTAGTAAAATTGGTCCTTTTGGGAATCCATTATAATCCAAAAACAACTTAAGATATTCGTACATATTCCACGGGCTGTTACTTAGATAAAACATAGGATTACGATTTCCTTCGGCTTTTCCTTTATGTAACAACTTATATAAATCTGGCGCTCCTTTTAAAGGCATGCGTTTATAAGCATTGGTCAATAAGGAATTTTTCAGCAGTCGCCATTTTAGAAAAGAGGTAACACCTGTATGCAAAATAGTATCATCAATATCACTAATCACTCCATATTCAGCATCTGCAGAAGGTATTAAAAACTGCCCTTCGAATGGATCTCCTAAAAGTTCGGTTTTTGGTTCTAGCTCTTCACGATAATATAAATGGTAATCTACCCAACCTTCATCATTCGATAATTCAGAAATATTATTTTCTAAAGTTTGATTGAAAAGAAAATATCCTTCATCATTGGTAGTAGTTTCCAACTTGATTTTCCCTGGAAGTTCTAGTTCGATTTTAGCATCAGGAATTTCAAAACTATCAAACTGTTTGTACGTATTAACGAAGGTTTTCCAGGTCTTTTGATCCTGATGAATTTTTAAAGGGGCGTTATCTAACACACGGCCTTTCACAAAAAGCCTGGAATACGTGCCATAACTTCTATAAGGAACAATTAATACCTGATCCAAATTGCGATATCTGCCTAATAATTTTTTTACTCTTTTAAACATTAAAGTTGTTTAGTTGTTTTTGGAATGAATTAATTTTTAGTGTTCACTCAAATTCGCTAAGGCCTTCTCCATGTCTATACTAGATTTAAGAATGCCTTCAAAAAGATCGCCTTTTTCTGAAATTCGCCCGGGAACATTAAAAATAGTAAAATCTGAAATTTTGAGTCCGTTTTTTAATTCATCCCAACCTATGGGTGTTGAAACTGTTGCTCCTGCTTTTGGTCGCACCGAATAAGGCGCTGCAATAGTCTGGCCTTTTCGATTTTGTAAATAATCAAGATAAATTTTATCCTTTCTCGCCTTTACTGCACGTTCCATACTTGTTAGCTCGGGCAATCTTTCCTGAACCAGATAACATATTAATTTTATAAAATCTCTACCTTCTTCGTAAGAATAATTCTCTCCAAAAGGAACGTAAATATGTATCCCTTTTGATCCTGAAGTTTTGCAATATCCATCTATTTTGGCTAAATCTAAAACTTCTTTCACAACTTTAGCAGTTTCAATTACATCTTCAAATGTATTTTTAGCTGAAGGATCTAAATCTATCACACCATAATTCGGCGTACCTAAATTTTCGACTTTAGAATGCCAGGGATTAATTTCTATACATCCCAAATTCGCCATATAAAGCAAGGTAGCTTCATTTTGACAAAGCATATATTCTATATTTTTTTCCGAAGAATCAGAATAAATATTGGTTGTTTTTATCCAATTTGGCAAACTCTCGTTGTCTTTTTGATAAAAACCTTTTTGCTGAATTCCGTTTGGATGTCGGTGTAAATTTTGAGGGCGGCCTTTTAAATATGGAAGCATAACTTCTGAAACCTGCAAGTAATATTCTATAAGATCGTACTTGGTGATGTTGTCTTTAGGCCAATAGATTTTATTAAGATTCGTAAAAGGAACTGAAATGCCGCCAATATCCAAATTTCCTGAAGTTCCATTAACTTTTTCTGCCTCCGGGGCTTCAGTTTTTTCCTCAGGCTTAATTTCTGTAGTTGATTTATCTTCCCGAAGTCCTTTAAAAACAGGATGACGCATGGAGCCTGCTTTTGTCCATTCAGAAAATTTTACTTCACAAATCAGGTCAGGTTTTATCCAATTTGGTGTTCTTCCCTTCAAATTAATTTTAGATGAAAATGGCGATTCTTTCAAAGCCAGATTATCCATTTTCTGAAGTAATTCTTTTTGTTCTGCATTAGAAAATCCGCTTCCGCAGTTTCCCACATACCTCAACTCTCCATCCTGGTACATTCCCAAAATTAACGATCCAAAAACAGCGCCTTTAGAGTTGGTATATCCGCATATTAAAGCTTCCTCGCTTTCAATAGCTTTAATTTTGAGCCAACTTTCGGTTCTATAGCCAGGAGCATAAGTAGAATCGGCTTTTTTAGCCATTACGCCTTCCATTCCGCTATCTACAGCTTTGTTATAGAAAGCTGTTCCCATACCTTCTATATGATCGCAATAAAACGTGTAATCTAAATCTTCTAAAATCTCCGGAATTAGACTTTTCCGATCTTTAAGCGGAAGTTCCAACATGCTGTGACCATTAAGAAAAAGCATATCAAAAACGTAGAATCTTAAAGTACCCGGAGTGTTTTGATCGTAATTTTGCAGCGCCTGAAAATTCGGAATCCCATTTTTATCTACGATTACAACTTCTCCATCAAGAATCACCTGATGGTCTAATTGTTTTAAATCGTTCACTAATAATGGAAATTTAGAGCTGTAATTAATTCCGTTCCTGGAATAAATCCTTACATCACCATCATCGACATGGGCTATTAATCGATAACCGTCCCACTTTAATTCGTAAATCCAATCGGGGTGATTAAAAATTTCTTTAGCTGTACTGGCCAACATTGGTTTTACAGTATCTTCAGGCTTTAGCGTTCTTACCTTCGGCTTTGCTTTACCTTCTTTTTCTTCGGAAGGATTTTCAGCATAAACTTCAGCATCATAAATCAAATCTGTTGAAAATTGATCTTTCTTTTTAATCAATAACCAATGATTATTTTTGCCTTGTTTGGTATGCACCAAAGCGAAATCTCCTTTCACTTTCCCGCCTGAAAATGTGATTTTTAAATCTCCATCTTCATATTGTTCTAAAACCGATTTAGAATCAAGCTTGCTAGAAAATGTCCCAGTGTCCCAAATATCCATTTGGCCGGCACCGTAATTTCCTTTCGGAATCTTCCCCTGAAATTTTAAATATTTAATTGGATGATCTTCGGTATGAACGGCTAGTCTTTTATCTATAGGATTCATAGACGGTCCTTTGGGAACGGCCCAGCTTTTTAGCGTGCCACCAATTTCTAATCTTAAATCGTAATGCAAACGAGTAGCTTTGTGTCGCTGTATTACAAAACGATTTAGATTATCACTAGTTCCTTCATCATCAGGTTCGGGAGTATTTTCAAAATTTCTTTTCTTTTTGTACTCGTCTAGACTCAAAATCAGGAAGCTTTATTCTTTTTCTTTTTATCTAAACTAGCTTTTAATTGTGCCATAAGATCTTTTGCAGGCGTAGGTTTGCTGTCAAATTCTTCTGGCTTAGTGGTTTTTCCTGAAGATTTAGATTTAATAATCTTCATCAACTGCTCATTATAAACATCTTTAAATTTATCGAAACTGAAATCTGTAGTATATTGATCGATCAATGAAATTGCCATATCGACCTCTTTTTTCTGAACTTTAGTTTTAGGCAATTTTAAATCTGAAGGATCACGAATTTCATCTGAAAAACGAATCACATGAAGCACCAATGCATCATTGTATACTCCTACTAAACTTAAGTGTTCTTTTTGGCGCATTACGAAAGTAGCCACACCCAACTTCTTGGTTTTCTTTAAAGCATCCCTTAAAAGATTGTAAGATTTCCCGCCTTCTTTTTGTGGTTCTAAGAAATAAGGCTTTTTAAAAAGCACATCGGCTACCTCTTTTTCATCGATAAACTCCTCGATATCGATGGTTTTACTTTTCTTCATATTGGCATTTTCGAAGTCTTCTTTTTCGAGCACCACGTAGCCATCGTCCTTTTTATAGCCTTTAACAATATCCTTCCATTCTACTTCTTTGCCGGTATCTTCGTTAACTCTTTTATATCGAATTCTATTATTATCACGACGATCCAGCATATCAAGATCTAACTTTCGATCTTCTGAACCTGAATATAATTTAATTGGTATTGACACCAGTCCAAAGCTAATTGAACCATTCCATATCGATCTCATATATTATCATTTAAAGGAAAGTTAGTATAAATAATCGCTGAGATACGTTGTAAAGAAGTTAAAAAAGGAATGTATAGAAAACAAAAAAGCAATAACATTTAGTTATTGCTTTTACCTGTAATCTTAAATATAAACTAGAATTACAATCTTAGACGGTTTTGATCGCCATCATAATTCTCATATCGTTTAACACATTCTTCGATGATTTTTCTAGCTTCTTCAGCATCACCCCATCCACCAACATCAACCTTTTTCTTCTCAAGGTCTTTGTAAACTTTAAAGAAATGCTCAATTTCTTTAATTAAGTGACCATTTAATTCTTTAAGGTCATTTAAGCGATTCCAAATAGGATCTGATACTGGTACACAGATAATTTTTTCATCTGGTCCTTTCTCGTCTGCCATATGGAAAACACCGATAGGCTTTACTTCCATCACAATTCCTGGGAATGTAGGCTCACTTACAAGAACCAATACATCTAGAGGATCGTCATCTAAAGCTAAAGTATCTGGAATAAAACCATAATCTGCAGGATACATCATTGAAGAAAAGATCATCCTGTCGTAACGTACTTTTTTTAACTGAAAATCGTACTCGTATTTATTTCTACTTCCTTTCGGGATTTCAATTAGTACATCAAAAGTCTCTGACATTTTTTTTGTTTTTGTTGAACTTTAATAGATTATCAAATATAATGAAATATGTAACTAAATACGCTGATTTAGAAGTGAAAACCAAAATTCACGGTTACACCAAACGAACGCGCATCGGGATTATCAAAATAATTCCCACGGAAATGGGCATCTATTCTAATAATTTTAAAAATGTTTCCTACACCGGCACTATATTCCCAATAAGGCTCACCATTAGGCGCTACTAAAGGAATACCAGATGCATTTAATTGTTTATTATCTTCAGAAATTTGTCCCCAAACTCCTCTAATTCCTACAATTTCTCTCAGGTTCAAATCTCTTAACAAAGGTATTCTTGAAAAGAATCGACCGTTAAAATTATGTTCAAAATGAGCAGCAACATAAGTATCGGTTACAAATTCATAATAGTCCAACAACGAAAATGTGTTGTAAAGCTGAAAATAGGTTTGGTTACCCGGCACCACACTTAATAATGCTAAAGGCACTTCTCCAAATGTCTTACCGGCCTCTATACTGGCGTTTGCTCTACCAAATCCTCCAACCATTATCGGCTGATTATAAAACAGCTGTAATTTTTTATAATCAAAATCACTATCAAAAAGGTTTTTAATTCCCAATGTATAATTTAGAAAAAGCGTAGGATGATCATCTTCAACTACTTCTCGTTCTACACCATATCCAGAAGTTGTGCGTCCCGGAGTATACATGATAAGGTTAGAAATTTCTGTCTGCTTTAATTCTGAAGATAAATTTGTCCTAGATTCATCAGTATAATAATCTAAACTAAAACCTTCTGAAGCTGCTTCTACCTCTCGATAGGAACCGCTAACTCTAAAACTTAAATTCTCCCAAGGTTCAATTTCTACTGAAAAAACGCTAAGATTAATAGAACTCAAACTATTATTTGCACTTGTACTAATTAAAGCTGAAGAAGCAAGACTACGCCCTAAAACGTCTGTAGTATTGGTTAAATTAACTCCTAATTGCTCTACATCTCGGCGATTTCCGGCTGTGATAATTAAACGATTTTCTGGATCTAATAAAACTTTCCCCTGTATACCGTATTTGAATTTATCATCTTTAAATCCGTAAGCTCCATAACCTTCCAATCGCCATTTATCATGCTGAGAAAAATAGGTTCTGCCTCCACCTCGCACTCGAACACCTTCAACATCATTAAATCCTACGGTAGAAAATACCGGGCCATAATCCCAACCTTCAAAATCTATATAACCCGTAGCTAAAGCTGTAGATACATTATATAGTCGTTTAAATTGCTTCACCGTTCTTAATGTATCCAGCATATCGTACACTCCGCGCTCATCACCATTTAAATCTTCCAACCTATTGGTTTCCCAAAAGTCGTTATCACGATTATACACTTCTTCCCGAAAGCGGTTGACCTGTTTATTGTAGAATGAAGACGGCCGTTCGTTATCGAATTCGTATTCATCATAAAGTACGGTTCGCTTTCCGTAAATTCCTCGTGATTCTTTTTTCTCCCTAAGCGCAAAATCGGCCTGAAAGAAATCTCTTTTCAATAGAAAAACGGAATCACTTAAAACTTCAAATTCCTGCTCTATATAAACGCCTTTTACCCAGTTTAGATTCGCTCCTTTAGACATGTCAAGATTAATATCCTTGATAGCCCAAGTGGTATCGTTAACCCAAAAATCTCCACTAAAAGTAAGTTCATTCTCCCGTCTAGGGTAATAAACAATATTATAGCAGTACTTTCCATCTACATAAGCCGTATCTGCAAGCACATAGTTGTAAACATTAATTCCTGTCTTAGAAAGCGGACTCACAAAATTCTTATCGAAGAATTTTAAGTAGTTGTCGTAAACATCGATCTCATCGTAAATATCACGAACGGTAGAAATTAGCATTTGGTTATCGCTAAATCCTGAGTTTTTATTTCCTTTTAATTCGGTTAATTCTTGCCCGGTTTCATTATCGCCATATACTCTACTTACCGATTCATTTAAAAATATTGGCAAATAGGTTTTCCCGGTAATTCTATTGGTATCAAGATCTTCGAAAATAAATTCCATCCCATTGAAGATTCGGCTTTCTATAAGCGAACTATCAATAGTATTTAAATCGAATTCGAGTTTTTCGTATCTACGATAAGCATATTGATCAAATTTCTTGACTCCGTTTCCTCTACGATTTGCCCAAATTTTCCGCAAAATATCTATAGCAGGATTATTCTTTTTAGAAGTTTCTCCTTTATAAATTTTAACTTCGGAAAGTGATTCTGAAGAAGCGTATAAAGTTACTTTTAGATCTTTATTAGATTTATTTTGAAGACTAACGTCTTTGGACTGATATCCCAAAAAAGAAAAGCTTACTGAAGTATATGTTTTTTGAGATGATAAGGAGAAATTACCATCTTCATCTGTAGTAGTACCCTCGCTGGAGCCTGTGAATATTACGTTGGCAAAAGGTATTCCCGCCCCATCTTCGTCTTTAACAACACCACTAATCTCTGTTTGAGAAAAGACCTGTAAACAACTAAAAATAAATAGGGTAGATAAAAGAAAGTACTTCATATATAAAAACAAAAAACCCCTCATCTATGAGGGATGAGGGGTCAAAGATAGTTTATATGAATTACTTGTACATTACCTTTTTTACAGCTTTAACAACATCTTCACTATTTGGCAACCATTCCTTAAGAAGAACTGGAGAATATGGTGCCGGTGTATCGGCTGTGTTTATTTTAATGATTGGTGCATCAAGAAAATCGAAAGCTTGTTCTTGTACCTGGTATGTAATTTCAGTAGAAATATTTCCAAATGGCCAAGCTTCTTCAAGAATTACAAGTCTGTTTGTTTTCTTTACAGATTCGATAATGGTAGCATGATCCATAGGACGAATAGTTCTAAGATCGATCACTTCCGCAGAGATACCTTCTTTCTCTAATTCGTCTGCTGCTTTGTAAGCTTCTTTGATAATTTTCCCAAAAGAAACGATCGTTACATCAGATCCTTCACGCTTAATATCAGCTTTTCCAATCTCGATTACATACTCTTCTTCTGGCACTTCACCTTTATCACCGTACATTTGCTCACTTTCCATAAAGATAACTGGATCGTCATCTCTAATTGCTGCTTTTAAAAGACCTTTTGCATCGTAAGGATTGGAAGGAACAATCACTTTTAAACCAGGACAGTTAGCATACCAGCTTTCAAAAGCCTGAGAGTGCGTTGCACCAAGCTGACCAGCAGAAGCTGTTGGCCCTCTAAATACGATAGGACAGTTAAATTGCCCACCACTCATCTGGCGAATTTTAGCTGCGTTATTTATAATTTGATCGATTCCAACCAGGGAAAAGTTAAAGGTCATGAATTCTATAATAGGACGGTTACCATTCATGGCACTACCAATACCTATCCCAGAAAATCCAAGTTCAGAAATTGGAGTATCGATTACTCGATCTGGTCCAAACTCTTCCAACATCCCTTTAGAAGCCTTATATGCACCGTTATATTCGGCTACTTCTTCACCCATCAAATAAATGGACTCATCTTTGCGCATTTCTTCGCTCATAGCCTGTTGAACGGCTTCCCTAAATTGAGTTGTCTTCATTATATTTCTTAATATTAATATTTATGACTTTACGAAAACAAAAATAGTAATTCAATAAAGTTTTTACCACATAAACCATTAAAAATTTAGAATTCCGATAAAGTTAATTTTCGTCAATTTCAATCATCCTTATTATCGCTAATAAAATCTATAATTTATTAGTAAAACCTCAACTAACACAAGTTATTTTGAGCTTTACGTAAATTCAACCTTAATTTTTGGGAAATTTTTATTATGCATGCATAGTATTCCTGAATTTATTTATGTAACTTCGTAATCAATACGTTTAATAAAAAGAACTAAAAATATGAAAATATTAGTGTGTATTAGTCATGTACCTGATACAACCTCAAAAATTAACTTTACCGAAGGTGACAGTAAATTTGACACTAACGGAGTTCAGTTTGTTATAAATCCTAATGATGAGTTTGGTCTAACGCGCGCCATGTGGTTTAAAGAAAAACAAGGTGCGAGTGTAGATGTTATAAATGTTGGCGGTGCAGAAACCGAACCTACACTGCGTAAAGCATTGGCTATTGGAGCAGATACAGCTATTAGAATTGATACCACGCCGACTGATGGATTTCAGGTAGCTAAAGAATTAGCTAAAGTTGCAGGTGAAGGAAATTACGATCTTATTATCTGCGGAAGAGAATCTATAGATTATAATGGCGGAATGGTACCTGGAATGTTAGCCGGCATACTTAAAGCTAACTTTGTAAATACTTGTATTGCGCTTGAAGTTGAAGGCGATAAAGCCACAGCAACTCGTGAAATAGACGGTGGTAAAGAAACGCTAACTGCAAGTTTACCACTAGTGATTGGTGGACAAAAAGGTCTTGTTGAAGAAAGTGACCTGAAAATCCCTAATATGAGAGGAATCATGCAAGCGCGTAAAAAACCTCTAAATGTTATGGAGCCAGCCGGAGCTGAAACAGCAACTAAAGCAGTAAAGTTTGAAAAGCCTGCTCCAAAAGGATCGGTTAAAATGATAGATGCCGAAAATCTAGACGAATTAATTGATCTTCTACATAACGAAGCTAAAGTTATTTAGACTTCAATTTAACCGATTTTCAAGGAGATTTTTAATCATTTCAAAATTAGAAAAATGTCAGTTTTAGTATATACAGAATCAGAAGACGGAAAATTTAAGAAAGGAGCGCTAGAAGTTGCTTCCTACGCAAAAGGTATTGCCGATGCTATGGGTACCAGCTTAACTGCAATCTCTTTTAATACAGAAGACACCAGCGAATTAGGCAAATTTGGTGTAGATAAAGTATTGAGTGTTAGCAACGATCAATTAAATAACTTTAATGCAAACGCCTATGCCGATGCTATAAAGCAAGCGGCGCAAAAAGAAGAATCTAAAGTCGTGGTATTTAGCCAATCTGCTAATGGAAAATATATTGCTCCTCTAGTGGCAGTTAATTTAGAAGCTGGATACGTTTCTAATGTTACAGCGTTACCAGAAAGTACGTCACCATTTCAAGTAAAAAGAACAGCTTTTACAAACAAAGCATTTAAGTTTACTGAAATTACTACCGATGTAAAAGTCTTAGGCTTATCCAAAAATGCATTCGGACTTAAGGAAAATGAAGCATCAGCTTCTAGCGAAGCTTTCGAACCTCAACTTTCAGAAGAAGATTTTAAAGTAACAGTTGAGTCGGTTGATAAAGCAAAAGATAAAGTTACTATCGCTGATGCTGAAGTAGTGGTTTCTGGTGGTCGCGGACTTAAAGGTCCTGAGAATTGGGGAATGATCGAAGAAATGGCCGACATTCTTGGTGCAGCTACTGCCTGCTCTAAACCTGTTAGCGACATGGGATGGAGACCACATAGTGAACACGTGGGACAAACAGGAAAACCTGTAGCCTCCAATCTTTACATCGCGGTAGGAATTTCTGGAGCAATACAACATCTAGCGGGAATTAATGCTGCTAAAACTAAAGTTGTGATTAACAACGATCCAGAAGCACCTTTCTTTAAAGCTGCAGATTATGGAGTTGTTGGGGATGCTTTTGAAATAGTTCCTAAGCTAAATGAAAAATTGAAAGAATTTAAAGCGAAAAACGCATAAATTTTATAACTTGTGCCCCTTTAAAGGGCTGTCTAAATCCGGTAAAATGCCCTATTTAGACAGCCTTTTTTAATTTATGGAATATGAGTTTAGTGCGTCTGAATATCAAAGGAATATCATACAGTCAAACCCAGAATGGAGCGTATGCTCTTATATTAAATGAAGTTGGTGGGGATAGAAAATTACCTATAGTAATTGGAGCGTTCGAAGCCCAGTCGATAGCTATCGCTCTGGAAAAAGAAATTAGACCTCCACGACCTTTAACCCACGATCTCTTTAAAAACTTTTCTGATCGTTTCGACATTAACGTAAAACAGGTCATTATTCACAAACTGGTGGATGGTGTTTTTTATTCAAGCTTAATTTGTGAGCGCGATAAGATCGAAGAGATTATCGACGCTCGTACAAGCGATGCCATTGCGTTGGCTTTAAGATTTGATGCTCCTATTTTTACTTATAAGAACATTCTGGAAAAAGCTGGTATTTTTCTT is from Zunongwangia endophytica and encodes:
- a CDS encoding bifunctional nuclease family protein codes for the protein MSLVRLNIKGISYSQTQNGAYALILNEVGGDRKLPIVIGAFEAQSIAIALEKEIRPPRPLTHDLFKNFSDRFDINVKQVIIHKLVDGVFYSSLICERDKIEEIIDARTSDAIALALRFDAPIFTYKNILEKAGIFLQGEEQQHQREQEEDREEIISEELLSDDIEISKEDNNYKKLSLSELESLLSQAVQNEDYEKAASLRDEISKRQ
- a CDS encoding electron transfer flavoprotein subunit alpha/FixB family protein → MSVLVYTESEDGKFKKGALEVASYAKGIADAMGTSLTAISFNTEDTSELGKFGVDKVLSVSNDQLNNFNANAYADAIKQAAQKEESKVVVFSQSANGKYIAPLVAVNLEAGYVSNVTALPESTSPFQVKRTAFTNKAFKFTEITTDVKVLGLSKNAFGLKENEASASSEAFEPQLSEEDFKVTVESVDKAKDKVTIADAEVVVSGGRGLKGPENWGMIEEMADILGAATACSKPVSDMGWRPHSEHVGQTGKPVASNLYIAVGISGAIQHLAGINAAKTKVVINNDPEAPFFKAADYGVVGDAFEIVPKLNEKLKEFKAKNA